TTCACGGCAAGCTGGGGCGTTCGGGGTCAGCTTGGAACAGTTCATTGAACTGAATGTTCTCCCAATGTTCGGGCCTGAAAGCGGCACAGAATTTCTCCCGTTAGATACATCGAAATCTGAACTGCGCATCTATGGTGATGGTCGTCTTGCCGCACTTGTTCCAATGCCATTGACCTATCGAAATGGAACGTACGGTGAGGAGGGTGTGTTGCTTATTTACTTCTGGAAGGACCAGGCGGGGCAGTGGCAAATCATTCATTGAGGGCCTTGTGTTCATTTTGATCAGTGATGCAATGTGATCGATCGCTCACGCAACTTTCCTGTTCCGCCATTTGGCGTTGCACAGACTGAGGTCATGAGGCTCAGCGTTTTCCTCTGACCGCCTCGCCGATCCGCCGCCCGATCTCGCCGGGCGAGGGTGCGATCCAGCCGATCAGCGCGACCAGCACGATCCAGGGCGGGATGACATTGACGATGACGGTCTCGACGCGGTCGGCGCGGAGGCGGTTCGCCGCGCGGGGTCATGACGTCTGGTCCTGCGACCTGCTGCCCGCAGAGGACCGCTGGAAGATCAGATCCCGTACCTTCGAGGGCGCGGCCCAGGCCTGCGCCGATCAGTGGGGCGGGCAGGAAATGAAGGAGGCTGCGTGATGGCTGATATTGAATGGCCCAGAGAGATCTGGGCGGCCGAATGCGGGGAGCATGACGCCGATGGTCGGCATGTCTTTTCCGAACATGCCACCGTTCCGCGATGGGAAGGAGATCGCGACTGCGAGTTCCACCGCTATGTGGACGGCGACATTGCAGAAAGCCAGGAGCGGTACTTCCGGGAGATGCTGTCGGCCGCAAGAGCCCGCACCGAAGCTGCAGAGGCCGAGCCGGACCGTATCCGCGCCGCCCTCAAGCAGGAGGGCCGGGACGATGGCTGAGCGCCAGCGCCCCTACACGCCCGACATGCTGGCCGAGCGGTGGGGCTGTTCCGGAGAGACCGTGCGGGCAATGATCCGCGAGGGGAGGTTGCCAGCTTTCCGAGTCGGGGGGCGCCTTCTCAGGATCGCAGCACAGACAGTGAAGGATTTCGAATGCGGGACTATCGAATCGGCCGCCTCAAGGGCCGACATGTCGTCATCTGGACCGACGACGAGGGCAAACGTCGACGCTATCGTCTTGAGGCGAACACGGCCCGGGAGGCCGAGCGGGAAGCGCGCGACCTCATCCTGAGGCTGGACGCGCCGCCTGCGGGCATGACTGTTGCGCAGGTATGGGGCGCATATCGGGCGGAAATGGGCGACCGCCGCCAGGGTGAGAAGATGGATTTCGCGGCCAAGGTGATCCTGCCTGCCTTCGGGCATCTGTCCGTGGACCGGCTGCTTGCCGCAGCTCTGGATCCGCATATCAAGCTTGCGATGCTTCTGATGTTGACGACCGCAGGGCGTAGCGGGGCGATCCTGGAATTGACCTGGGACCGGGTCGATTTCGCAAGCCGCACGATCCGGTTGGCGGCCAACGATCTGGGGCCGCGCAAGGGGCGTGCAACTGTTCCGATCAACGACACGCTGATGGCGGCATTGCAAGACGCACAGCGGGCAGCGGTGTCGGATTTCGTGGTGGAGTGGGGCGGTCGGCCTGTGCGATCGATCAAGACCGGCTTCAATGCTGCCGTTGCCCGCGCCGGAATTGATCACTGCACGCCGCACGATCTGCGCCGGACCGCTGGCCGCTTCATGGCGGAGGCCGGGGTGCCGATCGAGGAGATTGCGGAGTATCTCGGGCACACGAATCCGAACATCACGCGCTCGACCTATGCCAGGTTCAGCCCGGAACATTTGCGCCGCGCGGCCGGGTCTTTGGAGTTCGGAGCCCCGAAACTGGTTCAACGAACCAGAGTGCAAACACCAAAAGGCCGCGTAAGTCTTTGATTTTGTGGTGACCCCGGCAGGACGCCGCGAATGACGTAAAATCAATACGATGCCGGGAGAAGTTCCAAATCGCGGTACCACGACATTTCAATAACTTAGATCGCGAGTTTCCAAGTGGTTCTTCGGACCTGAAACCACCACCGGAACATCGGGGTTTGGCGAAGGTCGATCAGGCTGAGGTGGTCGAACGCGCAACCTTGGTGATACATGCATTCATTGCCGAGGCGGTCGAGCCGATCTGCGAGAGGCTGGGCGTTCTGGATGTCCGGGATCATGAGGCAGAGGCAGCTCGGGCCAAAGTGCGGCTTGATGAGTGGATGGGGGGGGCGCCTTCGGTTACCATTCGATCAGAGCGCGGATGATCTGGCGGGCAAGCCAAAGCAGTGCGTTTTTCATGGGCACCTCCTTTCGGAGAGGAGGTGCGTTCGTTTGAAGCAAGACCGAAATGGAGGGGACTTATACCGCCGCGCGCCGGAATACCGCTTCGCTGCACTAGGTGTGGGTGGCGGACCACTCGCCGCCTCGAGAACGCCAACAAGAAGCCCTGTCCGAAGTGTGGCGGTGGTCTCTCGTTCGATGGGCTCGATAGCGCTGGAGACGGTGCTGCAGCGGTTGCGATCATTGTCGGTGCGATACTCTTCATGCTGATATTCGGCATCATCGTGGAAGTTTACGACCTTCAGGCGTAGGCGCTGACAGACCCCCGGAGGGACCGCGAAGCAGGGGGTTGAAGCGGAGCGGCTCGGAAGATGCCCGCAGCGGGGCTGGAGAGGTCAACCCCCCGTGGTGAGGGGGTGAGCCCAACCCCGAATTATAGAGACGTTCGATTTTGGATTTTCGCGGGATGATCCGAGAATGGCGGGGATAACTTCCTCAGGAGCCTCCCCGATGTTC
The genomic region above belongs to Rhodovulum sulfidophilum DSM 1374 and contains:
- a CDS encoding excisionase family DNA-binding protein gives rise to the protein MLAERWGCSGETVRAMIREGRLPAFRVGGRLLRIAAQTVKDFECGTIESAASRADMSSSGPTTRANVDAIVLRRTRPGRPSGKRATSS
- a CDS encoding site-specific integrase — its product is MWTDDEGKRRRYRLEANTAREAEREARDLILRLDAPPAGMTVAQVWGAYRAEMGDRRQGEKMDFAAKVILPAFGHLSVDRLLAAALDPHIKLAMLLMLTTAGRSGAILELTWDRVDFASRTIRLAANDLGPRKGRATVPINDTLMAALQDAQRAAVSDFVVEWGGRPVRSIKTGFNAAVARAGIDHCTPHDLRRTAGRFMAEAGVPIEEIAEYLGHTNPNITRSTYARFSPEHLRRAAGSLEFGAPKLVQRTRVQTPKGRVSL